In Lotus japonicus ecotype B-129 chromosome 5, LjGifu_v1.2, one genomic interval encodes:
- the LOC130718678 gene encoding mitochondrial pyruvate carrier 1, which produces MASSFRAFLNSPIGPKTTHFWGPVANWGFVVAGLADLNKPPEMLSGNMTSAMCVYSALFMRFAWMVQPRNYLLLACHASNETVQLYHFTRWAKSQGYLSGKKEEASPQ; this is translated from the exons ATGGCTTCCTCCTTCCGAGCATTCTTGAACAGTCCAATTGGACCTAAAACAACTCACTTTTGGGGACCTGTTGCCAACTGGGGATTCGTCGTAGCT GGATTGGCTGACTTGAACAAACCTCCAGAAATGCTATCTGGCAACATGACATCAG CAATGTGTGTCTATTCAGCCTTGTTCATGAGATTTGCATGGATGGTTCAGCCACGAAACTATCTACTTCTTGCGTGCCATGCCTCCAATGAGACAGTTCAACTCTATCATTTCACCCGTTGGGCAAAGTCACAGGG GTATCTCTCGGGGAAGAAGGAGGAAGCTTCACCTCAGTGA
- the LOC130720524 gene encoding uncharacterized protein LOC130720524 isoform X2, which translates to MAGGKTANEYREQEEEENHEKEMKKEEEEEKEVPVPNPTEKNGDEKAMMTPWEQHSGVIKLSRYDYNAPASLLLHSHSGFLITCTIKREKSATKEALSILEKNCRPGFIKQAWSWALMMAGKVLSPAKAEAEDKDGVTDLSLVKLTRNGLLLFIYPNNMFPDTVNIVSNIIQSLESGSTSLPVWCHRIFPIQATCRLNEKELQEVVSMLVKKFLASKQGKLERPLKFAVGYNRRGIEDTKFAKENSNGSNAFSLLDRNKCFSVVASAVNDVVEDSVVDLRSPELSILVELLPLSRVPNGSLVVAVSALPRNLVSTKPRLCVKALTSNTKEGSVAH; encoded by the exons ATGGCGGGTGGAAAAACAGCCAATGAATacagagaacaagaagaagaagaaaatcatgaaaaggaaatgaaaaaggaagaagaagaagaaaaagaagttccAGTTCCAAATCCAACTGAAAAAAACGGCGATGAAAAAGCGATGATGACTCCATGGGAGCAACACTCTGGTGTTATCAAACTCTCTCGCTATGACTACAACGCCCCTGCTTCTCTTCTCCTTCACTCCCATTCCGGCTTTCTCATCACTTGCACCATCA AGAGGGAGAAAAGTGCTACAAAAGAAGCTCTTTCCATCCTTGAAAAG AATTGCAGGCCGGGTTTTATTAAACAGGCATGGTCATGGGCTCTTATGATGGCAGGTAAAGTTTTGAGTCCTGCTAAAGCAGAGGCAGAAGATAAAGATGGAGTAACTGATCTTTCTTTGGTTAAGCTCACAAGGAATGGGTTGCTTCTTTTTATCTATCCCAATAACATGTTTCCCGACACAGTGAATATTGTGTCAAATATCATTCAATCTTTGGAATCTGGGAGCACAAGTTTGCCGGT TTGGTGCCATCGCATTTTCCCCATCCAAGCTACTTGTCGCTTGAACGAAAAAGAACTCCAAGAAGTAGTATCAATGCTTGTTAAAAAATTCTTGGCTTCTAAACAGGGCAAGCTTGAACGGCCTCTTAAG TTTGCTGTTGGGTACAACCGAAGAGGAATTGAAGATACCAAGTTTGCAAAAGAAAATTCAAATGGTTCCAATGCATTTAGTTTGCTGGATCGTAATAAATGCTTCTCCGTAGTGGCTTCTGCAGTCAATGATGTTGTGGAAGATTCAGTAGTGGATCTCAGGTCCCCAGAG CTCTCCATTCTTGTTGAGTTGCTGCCCCTTTCAAGAGTACCTAATGGATCATTAGTGGTTGCTGTCTCTGCACTCCCCAGGAACCTTGTTAGTACAAAACCTCGGCTCTGTGTTAAGGCCCTGACTTCCAATACTAAGGAAGGGTCTGTGGCTCATTGA
- the LOC130718890 gene encoding DExH-box ATP-dependent RNA helicase DExH12-like, with protein sequence MRTGFRPKLTRTLLRKCSIFLLFLTTGKWRTSCCCVWKKIEEEMKVYASSRKMEGLQLQLQNQQLQLQPPHMLDFDTLAFHQGTGFFRFHMPSGFFRGTMSQGYDEIHLPDAGPFDPNEKLVKISSMPDWAQPAFKGMAHLNRIQTKVYDTALFKPHNLLLCAPTGSGKFDVAVLTILQLIAGYRNQESGSIDHSAYKIVYVAPMKALVAEVVGNLSNRLHENDVKVRDLSGDQSLTPQQIQETQILVTTPEKWDIITRKSGDRTYTQLVKLLIIDEIHLLHDNNRGPVLESIVARTIRQIETTEDNIRLVGLCANLPNYEDVALFLRVDPDNELFYFDNDDRPVHLYQQYAGITVTEPLQRLQLMNDICYEKIMDVAGMNRVLIFVHSRKETAKTARAIRDTVLANDTLGRLLREDSASREILLTHTDLVNSNDLKDLLPYGFSIHHAGMTRADRQLVEDLFADGHVQVLVSTAALAWGVNLQAQTVIIKGTQIYNPEKGAWTELSPLEVMQMLGRAGRSQFTSFGEGIIITGFSELEYYISIMNEQLPIESQFVSKLADQLNAEIVLGTVHNAREACNWIGYTYLYARMLRNPSLYGLAPDILTRDITLEERRADLIHTAATILDKNNLVKYDRQSGSFQVTDLGRIASYYYITHGTISMYNEHLKPTMGYIELCRLFSLSEEFKYVTVRQDEKMELAKLLKHVSIPIKESLEEPSAKINILLQAYISQLKVEGLSLTSDMVFITQSAGRLLRALFEIVLKRGWAQSAEKALNLFKMVTKKSVQTPLRQFNGIPSYILTKMEKKDLAWERYYDLSSQEIAELIPAHKMGRTLHKLIHQFPKLNLEAHIESITRTVLRVELTLTPDFAWDDRVHGNVEPFWVIVEDNDGEYILHHEYFMLKKQDISEDHTLNFVVPISQPLPPQFLIRVVSDRWLGSQTVLPVSLELR encoded by the exons ATGCGTACTGGCTTCAGACCAAAATTGACCCGCACCTTGCTGAGGAAGTGCTCAATATTCTTGCTCTTTCTGACCACAGGGAAGTGGAGAACAAGTTGTTGTTGCGTTTGGAAGAAGATTGAGGAGGAGATGAAGGTTTATGCCAGTAGTAGGAAGATGGAGGGGTTGCAGTTGCAGTTGCAGAATCAGCAACTGCAACTGCAACCACCCCATATGCTTGATTTTGATACACTTGCTTTTCATCAAGGTACAGGGTTCTTTAGGTTTCATATGCCAAGTGGGTTTTTTAGGGGTACTATGAGCCAGGGTTATGATGAAATCCATCTGCCTGACGCTGGACCCTTTGATCCTAATGAGAAGCTTGTGAAAATATCTTCAATGCCTGATTGGGCACAACCCGCCTTCAAAGGGATGGCACACTTGAATAGGATTCAGACCAAGGTCTATGATACTGCACTCTTCAAGCCTCACAATCTTCTGCTCTGTGCTCCAACTGGCTCTGGAAAATTTGATGTTGCTGTTCTCACCATACTTCAGCTAATTGCAGGCTACAGGAATCAGGAGAGCGGTTCAATTGACCATAGTGCTTATAAGATTGTCTATGTTGCGCCTATGAAAGCTCTCGTCGCTGAGGTTGTAGGGAATTTATCCAATCGTTTGCACGAAAATGATGTTAAGGTTAGGGACCTCAGTGGAGACCAGTCACTCACCCCTCAACAGATACAAGAGACTCAAATTCTCGTCACAACACCTGAGAAGTGGGATATTATCACTCGAAAATCTGGAGATCGAACATACACACAGCTTGTGAAGCTTCTTATCATTGACgagattcatcttcttcacgaTAACAACAGAGGGCCAGTTCTTGAGAGTATTGTTGCTAGAACAATTAGGCAGATAGAAACCACAGAGGACAATATTCGGTTGGTGGGGTTGTGTGCTAATCTTCCTAATTATGAAGATGTGGCACTCTTTTTACGTGTGGATCCGGACAACGAGTTGTTTTATTTTGATAATGATGATAGGCCTGTTCATCTTTATCAGCAGTATGCTGGAATCACAGTTACAGAGCCCCTTCAGAGGCTCCAGTTGATGAATGATATATGTTATGAGAAAATTATGGATGTAGCTGGAATGAATCGGGTTCTTATCTTTGTGCATTCAAGGAAAGAAACTGCTAAAACAGCTAGAGCCATCAGAGATACTGTACTAGCCAATGATACTCTTGGTAGGCTCCTTCGAGAAGATAGTGCAAGTCGCGAGATTCTTCTCACTCATACTGATCTCGTGAACAGCAATGATCTTAAAGATCTTCTGCCCTATGGATTTTCAATTCATCATGCTGGTATGACAAGGGCAGATCGTCAGCTTGTTGAGGACCTCTTTGCTGATGGACATGTGCAAGTTTTGGTATCCACTGCGGCCCTTGCCTGGGGTGTGAATCTCCAAGCTCAAACAGTGATAATTAAAGGGACACAGATATACAATCCTGAAAAGGGGGCCTGGACTGAACTTAGTCCTCTTGAAGTGATGCAGATGTTGGGTCGTGCTGGAAGGTCCCAATTTACCTCATTTGGTGAAGGAATAATTATTACTGGCTTTAGTGAGTTGGAGTATTACATCTCTATCATGAACGAACAACTTCCTATTGAGAGCCAGTTTGTGTCCAAGCTGGCCGATCAGCTGAATGCAGAAATTGTTCTTGGTACTGTTCATAATGCTAGGGAAGCTTGTAACTGGATTGGATACACTTACTTGTATGCTCGTATGTTAAGGAATCCTTCTTTGTATGGTTTAGCACCAGATATCCTAACAAGAGATATAACATTGGAGGAGAGAAGAGCTGATTTG ATTCATACAGCAGCAACCATCTTAGATAAAAATAATCTGGTGAAGTATGATAGGCAGAGCGGATCTTTTCAGGTCACTGACTTGGGTCGAATTGCAAGCTACTACTACATAACGCATGGAACCATTTCCATGTATAATGAGCATTTAAAGCCTACAATGGGATACATTGAGCTTTGTAGATTGTTCTCATTGAGTGAAGAATTCAAGTATGTGACAGTAAGGCAGGATGAGAAGATGGAGCTGGCAAAGCTTTTGAAACATGTTTCCATTCCCATTAAGGAAAGTCTGGAAGAGCCAAGTGCCAAGATCAATATTTTGCTGCAAGCATACATTTCACAATTAAAGGTTGAAGGGCTCTCGCTGACATCTGATATGGTCTTTATAACTCAG AGTGCTGGACGCCTTTTGCGGGCtctttttgagattgtcttgaAACGTGGCTGGGCGCAATCGGCTGAAAAGGCTTTGAACTTATTCAAGATGGTGACTAAGAAGAGTGTCCAAACACCGCTTCGGCAGTTCAATGGGATCCCAAGTTATATATTAACTAAGATGGAAAAGAAAGATTTGGCTTGGGAAAGGTATTATGACCTATCATCACAAGAGATAGCTGAGCTCATCCCTGCACACAAGATGGGAAGGACACTTCATAAACTTATCCACCAATTTCCAAAATTGAACCTTGAAGCACATATAGAGTCAATTACGCGCACCGTTTTGAGGGTTGAGCTCACGTTAACTCCAGATTTTGCATGGGATGACAGAGTCCATGGAAATGTTGAGCCATTCTGGGTGATTGTGGAGGATAATGATGGTGAATATATTCTTCACCATGAGTATTTTATGCTGAAAAAACAAGATATTTCTGAGGATCACACTCTAAATTTCGTGGTGCCAATATCCCAGCCTCTTCCTCCCCAATTCCTTATCCGTGTTGTTTCAGATAGATGGCTCGGATCACAAACTGTTTTACCTGTTTCATTAGAACTGAGGTAA
- the LOC130720524 gene encoding uncharacterized protein LOC130720524 isoform X1, whose translation MAGGKTANEYREQEEEENHEKEMKKEEEEEKEVPVPNPTEKNGDEKAMMTPWEQHSGVIKLSRYDYNAPASLLLHSHSGFLITCTIKREKSATKEALSILEKFVGAFNAGGFECSKNPGEYSSFKRMRVDTQDIGGECLDVKETESVTDNSGDGKVLSPAKAEAEDKDGVTDLSLVKLTRNGLLLFIYPNNMFPDTVNIVSNIIQSLESGSTSLPVWCHRIFPIQATCRLNEKELQEVVSMLVKKFLASKQGKLERPLKFAVGYNRRGIEDTKFAKENSNGSNAFSLLDRNKCFSVVASAVNDVVEDSVVDLRSPELSILVELLPLSRVPNGSLVVAVSALPRNLVSTKPRLCVKALTSNTKEGSVAH comes from the exons ATGGCGGGTGGAAAAACAGCCAATGAATacagagaacaagaagaagaagaaaatcatgaaaaggaaatgaaaaaggaagaagaagaagaaaaagaagttccAGTTCCAAATCCAACTGAAAAAAACGGCGATGAAAAAGCGATGATGACTCCATGGGAGCAACACTCTGGTGTTATCAAACTCTCTCGCTATGACTACAACGCCCCTGCTTCTCTTCTCCTTCACTCCCATTCCGGCTTTCTCATCACTTGCACCATCA AGAGGGAGAAAAGTGCTACAAAAGAAGCTCTTTCCATCCTTGAAAAG TTTGTTGGGGCCTTTAACGCGGGTGGTTTCGAATGTTCGAAGAACCCTGGAGAATATAGTTCATTTAAGAGAATGAGGGTAGATACACAAGACATTGGTGGGGAGTGTTTGGATGTCAAGGAAACTGAGTCTGTTACTGATAACTCTGGAGATG GTAAAGTTTTGAGTCCTGCTAAAGCAGAGGCAGAAGATAAAGATGGAGTAACTGATCTTTCTTTGGTTAAGCTCACAAGGAATGGGTTGCTTCTTTTTATCTATCCCAATAACATGTTTCCCGACACAGTGAATATTGTGTCAAATATCATTCAATCTTTGGAATCTGGGAGCACAAGTTTGCCGGT TTGGTGCCATCGCATTTTCCCCATCCAAGCTACTTGTCGCTTGAACGAAAAAGAACTCCAAGAAGTAGTATCAATGCTTGTTAAAAAATTCTTGGCTTCTAAACAGGGCAAGCTTGAACGGCCTCTTAAG TTTGCTGTTGGGTACAACCGAAGAGGAATTGAAGATACCAAGTTTGCAAAAGAAAATTCAAATGGTTCCAATGCATTTAGTTTGCTGGATCGTAATAAATGCTTCTCCGTAGTGGCTTCTGCAGTCAATGATGTTGTGGAAGATTCAGTAGTGGATCTCAGGTCCCCAGAG CTCTCCATTCTTGTTGAGTTGCTGCCCCTTTCAAGAGTACCTAATGGATCATTAGTGGTTGCTGTCTCTGCACTCCCCAGGAACCTTGTTAGTACAAAACCTCGGCTCTGTGTTAAGGCCCTGACTTCCAATACTAAGGAAGGGTCTGTGGCTCATTGA
- the LOC130718677 gene encoding uncharacterized protein LOC130718677 yields MSLQVLRPLRQWPWLHLHHRGCANAALHHHRHRHLLLLPSPPEPTRTTSNPHRFSSAALASSRRSANVPQTTTELDSDSESKKSRNELKREARRAVKWGMDLASFSAPQIKRVLRVLSLDEVVFEALMVVKRLGPDVREGRRRQFSYIGKLLRGADPELMDRLIRATRDSDQKELQALTGLVSDDVEEDDDIIESEDEEVEEESNLHDSQATRWFDGLINKDIQITNEVYSIQGVDFDRQELRKLVRRVHVAQERKADNEEDEKKIETAVIGAKKALTRFLRHVSKRIPDEFEYIS; encoded by the exons ATGAGCCTTCAAGTATTGCGCCCTCTGAGACAATGGCCATGGTTGCACTTGCACCACCGTGGTTGTGCTAACGCGgcactccaccaccaccgccaccgtcatcttcttcttctacccTCTCCACCAGAACCCACAAGGACAACTTCAAATCCTCATCGTTTCTCCTCGGCCGCTCTCGCTTCCTCTCGCCGGAGCGCCAATGTTCCCCAAACCACCACCGAACTGGACTCCGATTCCGAGTCCAAGAAGAGCCGCAACGAGTTGAAGCGGGAAGCAAGGCGCGCTGTCAAGTGGGGAATGGACTTGGCTTCCTTCTCTGCTCCCCAAATCAAACGCGTCCTTAG GGTGCTTTCATTGGACGAAGTTGTGTTCGAAGCTCTTATGGTTGTTAAG AGACTGGGACCAGATGTTCGAGAAGGAAGGAGAAGACAGTTCAGTTATATTG GAAAATTGCTGCGGGGAGCGGATCCTGAGTTAATGGATCGATTGATAAGAGCAACAAGGGATTCGGATCAAAAGGAGCTGCAAGCTTTAACTGGTTTAGTCTCTGACGATGTTGAAGAGGATGATGACATAATAGAATCTGAAGATGAGGAGGTTGAGGAG GAATCTAATTTGCATGACAGTCAAGCAACAAGGTGGTTTGATGGCTTGATCAATAAGGACATTCAAATTACCAATGAAGTTTATTCAATTCAGGGCGTTGACTTTGATCGTCAG GAGTTACGAAAGCTTGTACGCAGAGTGCATGTTGCTCAAGAAAGGAAGGCTGATAACGAGGAAGATGAGAAAAAAATAGAGACAGCAGTAATTGGTGCTAAGAAGGCCCTCACTCGTTTCCTTCGTCATGTTTCAAAGAGAATTCCTGACGAATTTGAATACATCAGTTAA